Proteins encoded by one window of Streptomyces sp. NBC_01571:
- a CDS encoding YfjI family protein, which produces MSSAPNWAPNVESPSWDKGVHAEDLRGWEDPVPLDPPPAPHLDASKLRGIGTMAQAVSDSLQVPVDLPAWLGMAVVSTAIGGRRTVSPKPDWVEPVTLYTMPVAAPGEMKSPALGLMAKPIFEEQKRRRLEDGPAIARDQQDRRIAEACVSDAESKVIKAGDPAKRKTARDLLDAARDELDLLGEPKVFTQLIADDTTPEAATDVIAEQGERLAVLSTESSFLGNVGGRYSKNANPEIVLKAWSQEPHAVNRKSGRPLLLERPNLSLGLAVQPGFLTGMGETGDVFEARGLMARFIFSMPASRVGDRVYDTDPIPPETSQAWGARVKDMMASIWDDDEPQEMQLDRKAKESFRSFWEALEPRHKSHGDLAAIEGWAKKLPGQVLRIAAVLTLFENPQALIVPGDVMDDAVSLVPYLIAHARLVSDLMSAERQSKLGPARAVLDWLRRKEVEGRFSAGDVEKGVRGQAWCTEMADVDDALDVLVRAGWARQIDPPERKEGQKGRPQKRRFVTHPDVTSRTESRVISINSMPRGAA; this is translated from the coding sequence ATGAGCAGCGCGCCCAACTGGGCCCCGAACGTCGAATCCCCGTCCTGGGACAAAGGCGTCCACGCAGAAGACCTCCGCGGCTGGGAAGACCCCGTACCGCTCGACCCGCCTCCCGCCCCGCACCTGGACGCGTCCAAGCTGCGCGGCATCGGGACCATGGCGCAGGCCGTCTCCGACAGCCTGCAGGTGCCCGTCGACCTGCCCGCCTGGCTGGGTATGGCCGTCGTCTCCACCGCCATCGGCGGGCGACGCACCGTCAGCCCCAAGCCGGACTGGGTCGAGCCCGTCACGCTCTACACCATGCCCGTCGCGGCGCCCGGCGAGATGAAGTCGCCTGCCCTGGGCCTCATGGCCAAACCGATCTTCGAGGAGCAGAAGCGGCGCCGCCTGGAGGACGGCCCGGCCATCGCGAGGGACCAGCAGGACAGGCGGATCGCGGAGGCATGCGTCTCCGACGCCGAGTCCAAGGTCATCAAGGCGGGCGACCCGGCGAAGAGGAAGACCGCGCGCGACCTGCTCGACGCGGCACGGGATGAGTTGGACCTGCTCGGTGAGCCCAAGGTCTTCACGCAGCTGATCGCCGACGACACCACGCCCGAGGCGGCAACCGACGTCATCGCCGAGCAGGGCGAGCGCCTGGCCGTGCTCTCCACGGAGAGCTCGTTCCTCGGCAATGTCGGCGGCCGGTACAGCAAGAACGCGAACCCTGAGATCGTCCTCAAGGCGTGGAGCCAGGAACCCCACGCGGTCAACCGCAAGAGTGGCCGGCCGCTACTGCTCGAGCGCCCCAACCTGTCGCTCGGCCTGGCCGTACAGCCCGGATTCCTCACCGGCATGGGCGAGACCGGCGACGTTTTCGAAGCCCGCGGCCTGATGGCCCGATTCATCTTCTCGATGCCCGCCAGCCGCGTCGGCGATCGCGTGTACGACACCGACCCCATCCCGCCAGAGACCAGCCAGGCGTGGGGCGCCCGGGTCAAAGACATGATGGCGTCGATCTGGGACGACGACGAGCCGCAGGAGATGCAGCTCGACCGCAAGGCGAAGGAATCCTTCCGCTCCTTCTGGGAGGCGCTCGAGCCCCGGCACAAGTCGCACGGCGACCTTGCCGCCATCGAGGGCTGGGCGAAGAAGCTGCCCGGCCAAGTGCTGCGCATCGCCGCGGTCCTGACCCTGTTCGAGAACCCGCAGGCGCTGATCGTGCCGGGCGACGTGATGGACGACGCCGTGTCCCTGGTTCCCTACCTGATCGCTCACGCCCGCTTGGTGTCCGACCTGATGTCGGCCGAGCGTCAGTCGAAGCTCGGGCCCGCCCGCGCGGTCCTCGACTGGCTGCGCCGTAAGGAAGTTGAAGGGCGCTTCTCTGCTGGCGATGTGGAGAAGGGCGTCCGGGGTCAGGCCTGGTGCACGGAGATGGCTGACGTGGACGACGCATTGGACGTTCTGGTGCGAGCCGGCTGGGCCCGTCAGATCGACCCGCCTGAGCGCAAGGAGGGGCAGAAGGGGCGACCGCAGAAGCGCCGGTTCGTGACCCACCCGGATGTGACGAGCAGGACGGAGAGCCGGGTTATCTCCATTAATTCCATGCCTCGGGGTGCCGCGTGA